The genomic segment TCACTGCCTATGTCAAGGGCGTCCTGACGGCACCGACGCCGGCAGCCGCGGCGTCGCTCGGCGGCGGCCTCGATCTGCTGCCGTGGCCGAAAGTCGACTTTGCCAAGTTCGGTCCGGTCGATGTCAGCCCGTTGTCGCGCATCAAGAAGATCTCGGCGCAGAACCTGGCGCGCAACTGGGTGATGATCCCGGCGGTGACCTACCACGAGGATGCCGACATCACCGACCTCGAAGCCTTCCGCGTCGCCGTCAACCGCGAGAACGAGAAGTCGGGACTGAAGATCACCATGCTCGCCTTCCTGATCAAGGCCTGCGCGGTCGCGCTGAAGAAGTTCCCCGAGTTCAACAGCTCGCTCGACGGCGACAATCTCATCCTCAAGCGCTACTGTCACATCGCTTTCGCCGCCGATACGCCGAATGGTCTCGTCGTGCCGGTGATCCGCAATGCCGACCAGAAGTCCGTCGCCGAACTCGCCAGCGAAAGCGGCGAGCTGGCGAAGAAGGCGCGCGACGGCAAGCTCACCCCGGGCGAGATGTCCGGCGCCTGCTTCACCATATCGAGCCTCGGCGGTATCGGCGGGACGCTTTTCTCGCCGATCGTCAACGCCCCCGAGGTGGCGATCCTCGGCGTCAACAAGTCGGTCATGAAGCCGGTGTGGAACGGCCGCGAGTTCGCTCCGCGGCTGATCCTGCCGCTGTCGCTCACTGCCGACCACCGCGTCATCGATGGCGCCGCGGCGACGCGCTTCAACGTCCATCTCGCCCTGTTGCTCGCCGACATGCGGCGCGTGCTGCTCTGACCGGGGACAAGACGATGAGCCAGATCATTGAAGCGAAAGTACCAGACATCGGCGACTACCACGACGTGCCGGTCATCGACGTCTGCGTTGCCGTCGGCGACACAGTCCGGATCGACGACGCACTCGTCACCCTCGAGTCCGACAAGGCGACGATGGACGTGCCGAGCAGCGTCGCCGGCACCATCCGCGAAATCCGCGTCGCCGTCGGCGACCGGGTCTCGGCCGGCTCGCTGGTGGCGGTGATCGACACCGGTGCGGCCGCGGCAGCGCCGGCACCGGCTGAGACAGTGTCGCTGGCGAGCGCCAGTCCGGCGCCGCAGGCGGCAGCGCCGGTCAGCGGCAAGGCCGACCTCGAGTGCGAGATGCTGGTCCTTGGCGCCGGTCCGGGCGGTTACTCGGCGGCCTTCCGCAGTGCCGACCTCGGCATGCAGACGGTTCTCGTCGAACGTTACGCGACCCTCGGCGGCGTCTGTCTCAACGTCGGCTGCATCCCGTCGAAAGCGCTGCTGCATGTCGCCGCGGTCATGGAAGAGGCGCAGCACATGGGCGACTGCGGCGTCAGCTTCGGCGCGCCGAGCATCGACCTCGACCGGCTGCGCGCGCACAAGGACAAGGTCGTCGGCAAGCTGACCGGCGGTCTCGCCGGCATGGCCAAGGGGCGCAAGGTCGAGGTCGTGCAGGGCGTCGGCCAGTTCGTCGACGCCAATCATCTCGAGGTCGCGCTCGCCGCCGGTGGCAGCAGGCTGATCCGTTTCCAGAAGGCGATCATCGCCGCCGGCTCGCAGCCGATCGCGTTGCCTTTCATGCCCGACGACCCGCGCGTCGTCGATTCGACCGGTGCCCTCGAACTGCGGCAGATTCCGCAGCGCATGCTGGTCGTCGGCGGCGGCATCATCGGCCTCGAGATGGCGAGCGTCTACTCGGCGCTCGGCTCGCGCATCACCGTCGTCGAACTCGGCGGCGTGCTGATGCCGGGCGCCGACCGGGATCTGGTCAAGGTCTGGGAGAAGAAGAACGCCCACCGTTTCGACCGCATCCTGCTCAACACCGGCGTCGTTGCCGCGTCAGCGACCGCCGCAGGTATCGAGGTGAGCTACAGCAGCGGCGAAAGCGAGCGCTTCGACCTCGTCCTCGTCGCTGTCGGCCGCGCGCCGAACGGCAACCGGCTCGCCGCCGACAAGGCGGGCATCGCCGTCACCGAGCGCGGCTTCATCCCGGTCGACGCGCAGCAGCGGACCAACGTGGCGCACATCTTCGCCATCGGCGACATCGTCGGCCAGCCGATGCTGGCGCACAAGGGCGTGCATGAAGCGCATGTCGCCGCCGAGGCGGCGCACGGCAGCAAGCGCTGCTTCGATGCGCTGCAGATCCCGTCGGTCGCGTATACCGACCCCGAGATCGCCTGGGCCGGCAAGACCGAGGAGCAATGCCGCGTCGAAGGGATCACCTACGGCAAGAGTGTCTTTCCCTGGGCCGCTTCCGGGCGCGCGCTGGCAAACGGCCGCGAGGAGGGCTTCACCAAGCTGATCTTCGACGAGGCGACGCATCGCATCATCGGCGGCAGCATCGTCGGCACCGAGGCCGGCGACATGATCGGCGAAATCTGCCTGGCCATCGAGATGGGCTGCGACGCCGCCGACATCGGCCACACCATCCATCCGCATCCAACTCTCGGCGAGTCGATCGGCATGGCGGCCGAGGTCTATGAGGGCGTGTGCACCGACCTGCCGGCGGTGAAGAAACGGTAGGGACGCAGCTGGTTCCAGTGGAATGGTCAGGCTGCCGCAAGTGGCCTGATCCGTTCGCGTCCGCTCGTTGGCGGACACGCGGCGTGCTGCTCTGACCGGGAAAGGATGGTGAGCCGGATCGGTAAAGCGACAGACCCCGAAGTCGACGATCGAGAGAAACCCATCTACCGTCACCGAAATACGCAAGCTTCAGGTGACGACGAAATCTAGGTTGCTCAGCGCAAGACCCGGGGCGAGCGTGGCGATGTGTACCGGAGCTGCGCCCGTGTTGCCCGCGGCATCGTAGTACATGGCGCCGGAGCTGCTGTTGTAGATCAGGTAGTCGTCGGCGTCGGCGGCGCTGCTGAGGCCGGCGCCGGATCGGAACGAGCCTGCGGCGAGGGTGCCGGGGCTCAGCAGCGAGGTGAAGATGGCGTTCTCGAGTTCGATCGTGTCGTCGAGGACACTGAAGTCGCCGATCGTGTCGCGGTTGCTGGCGGCATCCGGCAGGGTGTCGAAGCGGAAGATGTCGGCGCCGCTGCCGCCGACGAGGCTGTCGTTGCCGAGACCGCCAGCGAGGAGGTCATTGCCGGCGGCACCGTCGAGGGTGTCGTTGCCGTTGCCGCCGTCGAGCCGGTTGGCGTCGCCGTTGCCGGTCAGGGTGTCGGCGTAGGTCGAGCCGCTGAGGTTCTCGATGCTGATCAGCGTGTCGCTGCCCGAACCGCCGGTGGCCTGTGCGCCGGCGATGGCAAGGCTGATGCTGACGCCACCGGTAGCGCCGTAGAGGTAGCTGACCGTATCGCTGCCGCCGGCGCCGTCGAGGACGTTGTTGCCGCTGCCCGCCTCGAGAATATTGTCGAGGCCGTTGCCGGTCAGGTTCGCGACGGCGGCGGTGAGGATGCGGCCGTTCTCGACGTTCGCGCCGAGGGTATGGGCGGCGAGATAGCTGAAGACCTGGTCAGTGCCGCCGCGGGCCGGGTTGGCGTTGGTCTCGCTGACGCTGTCGCCCACGTTGTCGAGGTAGTAGGCGTCGTTGCCGTCGCCGCCGAGCAGGCTGTCGGCGCCGGTGCCGCCCCACAGCGTGTCGTTGCCGGCGCCGCCATCGAGGGTGTCGCTGCCGGCGCCACCGTCGAGGAAATCGTTGCCCTGCGCGCCGGCGAGGATGTTGCCGTTGCCGTCGCCGCGCAGCAGGTCGTTGTAGGTCGAGCCCGTGAGGTTCTCGATGCTGATCAGGGTGTCGCTGCCGGAACCGCCGGTCGCCTGTGCGCCGGCGATCGCGAGGCTGACGCTGACGCCGCTGCTGGCGCCGTAGAGGTAGCTGAGGGTGTCGCTGCCGCCGGCGCCGTCGAGAACGTTGTTGCCGGTGGCGGCTTCGAGGAAGTTGGCGAGGTCGTTGCCGGCGAGGTTCGCGGCGGCGGCAGTGAGGATGCGGCCGTTCTCGACGTTCGCGCCGAGGGTGTGTGCGGCGAGATAGCTGAAGACCTGGTCGGTACCGCCGCTGGCCGGGTTGGCGTTGGTCTCGCTGACGCTGTCGCCCACGTTGTCGAGGTAGTAGGCGTCGTTGCCGTCGCCGCCGATCAGACTGTCGGCGCCGGTGCCGCCCCACAGCGTGTCGTTGCCGGCGCTGCCATCGAGGGTGTCGCTGCCGGCGCCCCCGTCGAGGAAATCGTTGCCCTGCGCGCCGGCAAGGCGGTTGCCGTTGCCGTCGCCGCGCAGCAGGTCGGCGTAGGTCGAGCCGGTGAGGTGCTCGATTCCCGCCAGGGTATCGCTGCCGGAGCCGCCGGTCGCCTGCGCGCCGGCGGTGGCGAGGCTGACGCTGACGCCGCTGCTGGCGCCGTAGAGGTAGCTGACGGTATCGATGCCGGCGGCGCCGTCGAGGAGGTTGTTGCCGCTGCCGGCCTCGAGGAGGTTGTCGAGGCCGTTGCCGCTGAGGCTGGCGACGCCGGGAGCGAGGATCCGCCCGTTCTCGACGTGGGCACCCAGGGTGTGTGCGGCGAGATAGCTGAAGACCTGGTCGGTACCGCCGCTGGCCGGGTTGGCGTTGGTCTCGCTGACGCTGTCGCCCACGTTGTCGAGGTAGTAGGCGTCGTTGCCGTCGCCGCCGAGCAGGCTGTCGGCGCCGGTGCCGCCCCACAGCGTGTCGTTGCCGGTGCCGCCATCGAGGGTGTCGTTGCCGGCGGCGCCGTCGAGGAAGTCGTTTCCTTGTGCGCCGGCAAGGCGGTTGCCGTTGCCGTCGCCGCGCAACAGGTCGGCGTAGGTCGAGCCGCCAAGGTTCTGGATGCTGATCAGCGTGTCGCTGCCCGAACCGCCGGTCGCCTGTGCGCCGGCGACGGCGAGGCTGACGCTGACGCCGCTGCTGGCGCCGTAGAGGTAGCTGGCGGTATCGATGCCGGCGCCGCCGTCGAGGAGGTTGTTGCCACTGCCCGCCTCGAGGAGGTTGTCGAGGCCGTTGCCGCTGAGGCTGGCGACTCCGGGAGCGAGGATCCGCCCGTTCTCGACGTTCGCGCCGAGGGTGTGTGCGGCGAGATAGCTGAAGACCTGGTCGGTGCCGCCGCTGGCCGGGTTGGTATTGGTCTCGCTGACGCTGTCGCCCACGTGGTCGAGGTAGTAGGCGTCGTTGCCGTCGCCGCCGAGCAGGCTGTCGGCGCCGGTACCGCCCCACAGCGTGTCGTTGCCGGTGCCGCCATCGAGGGTGTCGTTGCCGGCGCCGCCGTCGAGAAAGTCGTTGCCTTGGGCGCCGGCAAGAATGTTGGCGTTGCCGTCACCGCGCAACAGGTCGGCGTAGGTCGAGCCGGCAAGGTTCTCGATGCTGATCAGGGTATCGCTGCCGGAGCCGCCGGTCGCCTGCGCGCCGGTGATGGCGAGGCTGACGCTGACGCCGCTGCTGGCGCCGTAGAGGTAGCTGACGGTATCGATGCCGGCGGCGCCGTCGAGGAGGTTGTTGCCGCTGCCGGCCTCGATGAGGTTGTCGAGTCCGTTGCCGCTGAGGCTGGCGACGCCGGGAGCGAGGATCCGCCCGTTCTCGACGTTCGCGGCGATGGTGATGGCGGCGAGGTAGCTGAAGATCTGGTCGGTGCCGCCGCTCACCGGGTTGACGTTGGTCTCGCTGACGCTGTCGCCGGCGTGGTCGAGGTAATAGGTGTCGTTGCCGTCACCGCCGACGAGCGTGTCGGCGCCACCACCGCCGTCGAGGGTGTCGTTGCCACCTCGGCCGTCGAGGAGGTTGTCGTGCGGACCGCCGACGAGATGATCATCGCCATCGGTGCCGATCAGTGGCCTGACGTCAACGGTGATGAGGTTGGGTGTCGGGTCGAGGTCCGCTCCGCCGTTGGCGATGCCGCCGTTGTCCCGCACCTGGAAGGTGAAGCTTGCATAGCTGTCGCCGTTTTCGTTCCCGGTGGGCGTGAAAACCAGCAAACCGGCCGCGAGATCCGTGGCAGCGATCGACTGCCCGGTGGTGACGGCGACTCCCGCAAGGGTCAGACTGCCGGCGGCGGGGAGCGTGCTGATGCGGATGCCGGCGAGCGTGTCGGCGGGTATGTCGCTCGGATCGGTGAAGGGAAAATCGGCGACGGAGAATGCGTAGGGGGAGTCCTCGTTCGTTACCACCGTCCGGTCGCTGCCAGACGGTGCCGAATGGAAGTGCTCATCAGCACCAAGCGGTGCATACCAGTCGTCGGTCTGCGGGTTGGCGAGGCTGACGATGTCGCCCCATGGGCTGCCAAGGGCACCGGCATTGCCACCCCACGCAGGCTCTCCCCACGTGACCACCGAGCCGTCTGCACGCACGGCGGCAAAGGAACCGTCGGTCGCAAATACGTGCGTGACGTCGATCGTCCCGTCGAGGTACCTTGCCACGGCAGCGCTGTTGCCTCCGTAGCGGGCATCTCCCCAGGTGACCAGTGAGCCATCGACGCGCAACGCGGCAAAGGCATAGGCGGTGGAAAAGACCTGGGTCACGTCGATCGTCCCGTCGATCCCGGCAGCCACGGCGCTGCTGTCGCCACCGTACCCGGAGTGTCCCCAGGTGACCAGCGAGCCGTCGGCGCGCACTGCGGCAAAGGCGCCTCCGTAGGTCGTACGCACCTGTACGACGTCAAGCGTGCCATCGATCTGTGCCGCCACCGCGCTGCTGTCGCCGCCGTGAGCGGAATCGCCCCAGGAGACCAGTGAGCCGTCGGCGCGCAATGCGGCAAAGGCAGTGGCGGTCGAAAAAACCTGCGTCACGTCGGTCGTGCCGTCGATCTGTACCGCCACTCCGCTGCTGTCGCCACCGGACCAGGCATCCCCCCAGGTGACCAGCGAGCCGTTGCTGCGCAATGCAGCAAAGGCTGAGACCGTCGAGAACAGCTGCGTCACGTCGAGCGCGCCGCCGATCTGTGCCGCCACGGCGCCGCTGTCGCCGCCGTACCGGGAATCGCCCCAGGTGACCACCGAGCCGTCGGCACGCAACGCGGCGAAGGCGGAGTCCGTCGCCGCCACCTGCGTCACGTCGATCGTGCCATCGATCTGTGCCGCCACCGCGCTGCTGTCGCCGCCATACGACGAAATCCCCCAGGCGACCACCGAACCGTCGGTGCGCAAGGCGGCGAAGGCCCAGAACGTCGAGGCCAGCTGCGTCACGTCGATCGAGCCGTCGATCTGCGCCGCCACCGGGTTGCTGTCGCCACCGCCCCAGGAGAGGCCCCAAGTGACCAGCGAACCGTCGCTGCGCAAGGCGGCGAAGGCGCCTCCGTACGTCGAAAACACCTGCGTGACGTCGATCGTACCGTCGATCTGCACTGCCACCGCGCTGCTGTCGCCGCCGTAAGCGGCATCGCCCCAGGTGACCACCGAGCCGTCGGCCCGCAAGGCGGCGAATGCTTCTGCCGTCGACCACACCTGCGCGATGTCGACCGTGCCATCGATCTGTGTCGCCACCGCGCTGCTGTTGCCGCCAGACGAGGAGTTCCCCCAAGTGACCAGCGAGCCGTCGGCCCGCACTGCGGCGAAGGCGGATCCCGTCGAAAACACCTGCGTCACGTCGACGCTGCCGTCGATCAGGGAAGCCGTGCCGATGTTGCCTCCATTGCCGGCAGCGCCCCAAGTGATCAGGGATCCGTCGGCGCGCAATGCGCCAAAGGCTTCCTCGGTCGAGAAGACTTGCATCACGTCGATCGTGCCGTCGAGCTGCGCGGCCACCGCGCTGCTGTCGCCACCTGAGGACGAATCGCCCCAGGTGACCAGCGAGCCGTCGGCGCGCAATGCGGCAAAGGCATGCAGCGTCGAAAACACCCGCGTGACGTCGATGCCACCGTTGAGCTGTGCCCCGACGGCGCTGCTGTTGCCGCCATGGGCGGGATTCCCCCAGGTGACGACCGAGCCGTCGGCACGCAGGGCGGCAAAGGCAGATTCGGTCGCGACCACCTGCGTCACGTCGATCGCCCCGTCGAGTTGTGCGGCCGCAGCGCCGCGATCGCCGCCGTGCGACGGATTGCCCCAGGTGACCAGCGAACCGTCGGCGCGCAGCGCGGCAAAGGCATGACCCGTCGAAAACACTTCCGTCACGTCCATCGTGCCGTCGATCAGCGCCGCAACCGCGCCGGTGTCGCCGCCGTACGAGGGATCTCCCCAAACGACGAGTGATCCGTCCACACGCAATGCAGCAAAGGCAGCGTAGGTGGAAAACACTCGTGTCACATCGATCGTTCCGTCGATCTGCGCCGCGACGCCTGCGCTGTCGCCGCCGGATGAGGAGTCCCCCCAGCTGACCAGCGAGCCGTCGGTCCGCAATGCAGCAAAGGCATCGCCGGTCGAGAACACCTGCGTGACGTCGATCGTGCCGTCGATCTGCCCAGCCACCGCGCTGCTGTCGCCGCCGTACGAAGCACTCCCCCAGGTGACCAGCGAGCCGTCGGCGCGCAATGCGGCGAATGCTCTGGCGGTAGAAAACACCTGTGTCACGTCGATCGTGCCGTCGATCTGCCCCGCGACCGCGCTACTGTCGCCGCCGTACGAGGCGCTCCCCCAGGTGACCAGCGAGCCGTCGGCGCGCAATGCGGCAAAGGCATTGACCGTCGAAAACACCTGCAGCACGTCGATCGTACCATTGACCTGTCCGGCCACGGCACTGCTGTCGCCGCCGTACCCCGGATCGCCCCAGGTGACCAGCAAGCCGTCCGCGCGCAGCGCGGCGAAGGCCGATCGCGTCGAGAACAGTTGTGTCACGCCGATCGTGCCGTCGAGTTGCGCCGCCACGGCACTGTTGTCGCCGCCGTACACGGGATCGCCCCAGGTGACCACCGAACCATCGGCACGAATCGCCGCGAAGGCTCCCAGATTGCGCCATTCGCCCGCGCCGTGACCGGGAAAGGAAAGGGGCTGGCGGGACACGCTCAGGCCGAGAAGTCCCCGCCAGTTCGGCGCCGCCAGCGCCGGAGTGCATCGCTCGCCGACGTCGAGTCGCCAGCCGCCGCCGCGATCGGCGTGGCCGACCGGCGTCGAGGAAGCGGCCACCGGCGCGCCGAACACCGCCGCCAGCGCGGCGACGAAGTCGCGGCCCACCTCGCCGCGTCCGACTTCGCAGCCGTAAATCTGCACGTCGCCGTCCGTCGCGAGCGCGCGGCCGATCGCTGCGGCTTCGCCGCCGAATGCTGACAGCGTCGCCTGCGTCACTTCGTCGCGGCCAAGCTGCACCGCACCTGGCTGGCCGTGCGCGATGAGCCGGATCGACGTAACGTCGCGCTCGCCTTGGAGGGCCGCGCTGAGCTGTCGCAGCCCCGGCTCCCGGTCATCGACGATCACACTTTGGCAATCTCGCGGAAGACCAGCCAGCAGCGCCCAACGATCCTCGACTCGCTCATCGACGAAGACAAAGGTCTTGCTCATGCCACTCTCCCAATATCCATCTGTGCGATCGCTTGCGATCGTGGTGCCGGCTGCGGAGGTCTTCGGCTCGGTCGCCAGCGGCAGCATCTGCCGACTTCGTCCTGCGGCAGACCGGCCGAGCGCCGCGAGAAGCCGGACACAGCAGCCGACTCCACGGCAATATAGCGTGACGGGAGCCGGCGCCGCGTGACGAAATGTCCATTCTGCGAAAAATGTCGATTCGCTACGGCGGGCAGTCGGACAGTACTCCTCTTGAAAAGGATGCCTGAGCTTGCACCGCAGCGGCGCCTGCGCCCAGGCTGGCGACGTCTTTCCCTGCCTTGCGGCGGTTGGCGTCCAGCCGAAGGGTGCCTTGCCGGCCATGACGCGCGGGCAACCAGGCGGACGCGGCTGAACATCCTTGCCGTCGGTCAGAGCAGCGAAGGGAGCGACTCCAGCTGCGTTGCGTTCGCTTCGCCAACAGACCGGTCCCTTTGTGGCGACGTTCCGGGCAATGGCCGTGCGTAGCCGGGCGCGGCCGCTTGGCGGTGCTGCGTTGCCAGTCCCGATCGGGCGCTTGCGCTCTGCCGGGACTGGCAACAGTTCAGGTAACGACGAAGTCGAGGTTGCTCAACGCAAGGCCGGCGGCGAGGGTGGCGATCTGCACCGGAGCGGCACCGGCACTGCCGTTCGCGTCGTAGTAGAGAGCGCCGGAGCTGCTGTCGTAGATCAGATAGTCGTCGGCGTCGGCGTCGGCGGCAGCGGTGATGCCGGCGCCGGAGCGGAACGAGCCGGCGGCGAGGGCGCCGGGGGTGGCGAGCCAGCTGAAGACGGCGTTTTCGAGTTCGATGGTGTCGTCAAGGACGCTGAAGTCGGCGATCGTGTCGCGGTTGCTGGCGGCATCCGGCAGGGTGTCGAAGCGGAAGAGGTCGGCGCCGCTGCCGCCGACGAGGCTGTCGTTGCCGAGACCGCCAGCGAGGAGGTCATTGCCGGCACCACCGCCGAGGGTGTCGTTGCCGTTGCCGCCTTCGAGCCGGTTGGCGCTGCCGTCGCCGGTCAGGGTATCGGCGTAGGTCGAACCGCTGAGGTTCTCGATGCTGATCAGCGTGTCGCTGCCCGAACCGCCGGTCGCCTGCGCCCCGGCGATGGCGAGACTGAGGGTGACGCCGCTGCTGGTGCCGTAGAGGTAGCTGACGGTATCGGTGCCGCCGGCGCCGTCGAGGACGTTGCTGCCGGTTCCCGCCTCGATGATGTTGGCGAGGCCGTTGCCGGCGAGGTTCGCGGCGGCGGCGGTGAGAATGCGGCCGTTCTCGACATTCGCGCCGAGGGTGTGTGCGGCGAGATAGCTGAAGACCTGGTCGGTGCCGCCGCTGGCCGGGTTGGCGCTGGTCTCGCTGACGCTGTCGCCCACATTGTCGAGGTAGTAGGCGTCGTTGCCGTCGCCGCCGAGCAGGCTGTCGGCGCCGGTGCCGCCCCACAGCGTGTCGTTGCCGTCGCCGCCGTCCAGGGTGTCGTTGCCGGCGCCGCCGTCGAGGAAATCGTTGCCCTGCGCGCCGGCAAGGCGGTTGCCGTTGCCGTCGCCGCGCAGCAGGTCGTTGTAGGTCGAGCCCGTGAGGTTCTCGATGCTGGTCAGCGTGTCGCTGCCGGAGCCGCCGGTCGCCTGCGCGCCGGCGAGGGCGAGGCTGACGCTGACGCCGCTGCTGGCGCCGTAGAGGTAGCTGACGGTATCGCTGCCGGCGGAGCCGTCGAGAACGTTGTTGCCGGCTCCCGCCTCGATGATGTTGGCGAGGCCGTTGCCGGCGAGGTTCGCGGCGGCGGCGGTGAGGATGCGGCCGTTCTCGACGTTCGCGCCGAGGGTATGCGCGGCGAGATA from the Accumulibacter sp. genome contains:
- the lpdA gene encoding dihydrolipoyl dehydrogenase; translated protein: MSQIIEAKVPDIGDYHDVPVIDVCVAVGDTVRIDDALVTLESDKATMDVPSSVAGTIREIRVAVGDRVSAGSLVAVIDTGAAAAAPAPAETVSLASASPAPQAAAPVSGKADLECEMLVLGAGPGGYSAAFRSADLGMQTVLVERYATLGGVCLNVGCIPSKALLHVAAVMEEAQHMGDCGVSFGAPSIDLDRLRAHKDKVVGKLTGGLAGMAKGRKVEVVQGVGQFVDANHLEVALAAGGSRLIRFQKAIIAAGSQPIALPFMPDDPRVVDSTGALELRQIPQRMLVVGGGIIGLEMASVYSALGSRITVVELGGVLMPGADRDLVKVWEKKNAHRFDRILLNTGVVAASATAAGIEVSYSSGESERFDLVLVAVGRAPNGNRLAADKAGIAVTERGFIPVDAQQRTNVAHIFAIGDIVGQPMLAHKGVHEAHVAAEAAHGSKRCFDALQIPSVAYTDPEIAWAGKTEEQCRVEGITYGKSVFPWAASGRALANGREEGFTKLIFDEATHRIIGGSIVGTEAGDMIGEICLAIEMGCDAADIGHTIHPHPTLGESIGMAAEVYEGVCTDLPAVKKR
- a CDS encoding DUF4347 domain-containing protein; this translates as MSKTFVFVDERVEDRWALLAGLPRDCQSVIVDDREPGLRQLSAALQGERDVTSIRLIAHGQPGAVQLGRDEVTQATLSAFGGEAAAIGRALATDGDVQIYGCEVGRGEVGRDFVAALAAVFGAPVAASSTPVGHADRGGGWRLDVGERCTPALAAPNWRGLLGLSVSRQPLSFPGHGAGEWRNLGAFAAIRADGSVVTWGDPVYGGDNSAVAAQLDGTIGVTQLFSTRSAFAALRADGLLVTWGDPGYGGDSSAVAGQVNGTIDVLQVFSTVNAFAALRADGSLVTWGSASYGGDSSAVAGQIDGTIDVTQVFSTARAFAALRADGSLVTWGSASYGGDSSAVAGQIDGTIDVTQVFSTGDAFAALRTDGSLVSWGDSSSGGDSAGVAAQIDGTIDVTRVFSTYAAFAALRVDGSLVVWGDPSYGGDTGAVAALIDGTMDVTEVFSTGHAFAALRADGSLVTWGNPSHGGDRGAAAAQLDGAIDVTQVVATESAFAALRADGSVVTWGNPAHGGNSSAVGAQLNGGIDVTRVFSTLHAFAALRADGSLVTWGDSSSGGDSSAVAAQLDGTIDVMQVFSTEEAFGALRADGSLITWGAAGNGGNIGTASLIDGSVDVTQVFSTGSAFAAVRADGSLVTWGNSSSGGNSSAVATQIDGTVDIAQVWSTAEAFAALRADGSVVTWGDAAYGGDSSAVAVQIDGTIDVTQVFSTYGGAFAALRSDGSLVTWGLSWGGGDSNPVAAQIDGSIDVTQLASTFWAFAALRTDGSVVAWGISSYGGDSSAVAAQIDGTIDVTQVAATDSAFAALRADGSVVTWGDSRYGGDSGAVAAQIGGALDVTQLFSTVSAFAALRSNGSLVTWGDAWSGGDSSGVAVQIDGTTDVTQVFSTATAFAALRADGSLVSWGDSAHGGDSSAVAAQIDGTLDVVQVRTTYGGAFAAVRADGSLVTWGHSGYGGDSSAVAAGIDGTIDVTQVFSTAYAFAALRVDGSLVTWGDARYGGNSAAVARYLDGTIDVTHVFATDGSFAAVRADGSVVTWGEPAWGGNAGALGSPWGDIVSLANPQTDDWYAPLGADEHFHSAPSGSDRTVVTNEDSPYAFSVADFPFTDPSDIPADTLAGIRISTLPAAGSLTLAGVAVTTGQSIAATDLAAGLLVFTPTGNENGDSYASFTFQVRDNGGIANGGADLDPTPNLITVDVRPLIGTDGDDHLVGGPHDNLLDGRGGNDTLDGGGGADTLVGGDGNDTYYLDHAGDSVSETNVNPVSGGTDQIFSYLAAITIAANVENGRILAPGVASLSGNGLDNLIEAGSGNNLLDGAAGIDTVSYLYGASSGVSVSLAITGAQATGGSGSDTLISIENLAGSTYADLLRGDGNANILAGAQGNDFLDGGAGNDTLDGGTGNDTLWGGTGADSLLGGDGNDAYYLDHVGDSVSETNTNPASGGTDQVFSYLAAHTLGANVENGRILAPGVASLSGNGLDNLLEAGSGNNLLDGGAGIDTASYLYGASSGVSVSLAVAGAQATGGSGSDTLISIQNLGGSTYADLLRGDGNGNRLAGAQGNDFLDGAAGNDTLDGGTGNDTLWGGTGADSLLGGDGNDAYYLDNVGDSVSETNANPASGGTDQVFSYLAAHTLGAHVENGRILAPGVASLSGNGLDNLLEAGSGNNLLDGAAGIDTVSYLYGASSGVSVSLATAGAQATGGSGSDTLAGIEHLTGSTYADLLRGDGNGNRLAGAQGNDFLDGGAGSDTLDGSAGNDTLWGGTGADSLIGGDGNDAYYLDNVGDSVSETNANPASGGTDQVFSYLAAHTLGANVENGRILTAAAANLAGNDLANFLEAATGNNVLDGAGGSDTLSYLYGASSGVSVSLAIAGAQATGGSGSDTLISIENLTGSTYNDLLRGDGNGNILAGAQGNDFLDGGAGSDTLDGGAGNDTLWGGTGADSLLGGDGNDAYYLDNVGDSVSETNANPARGGTDQVFSYLAAHTLGANVENGRILTAAVANLTGNGLDNILEAGSGNNVLDGAGGSDTVSYLYGATGGVSISLAIAGAQATGGSGSDTLISIENLSGSTYADTLTGNGDANRLDGGNGNDTLDGAAGNDLLAGGLGNDSLVGGSGADIFRFDTLPDAASNRDTIGDFSVLDDTIELENAIFTSLLSPGTLAAGSFRSGAGLSSAADADDYLIYNSSSGAMYYDAAGNTGAAPVHIATLAPGLALSNLDFVVT
- the aceF gene encoding dihydrolipoyllysine-residue acetyltransferase, with the translated sequence MSQLIEVRVPDIGDYHDVPVIDLCVIVGDVVKVDDALVTLESDKATMDVPSPAAGVVREIRVALGEKVSEGVVVVVLEAAEVAAATAVAAAAPPVPAALPVPAALPVPAAPPVAVAPAAVAATAVPTAPPLAGLALGSRTHASPSVRLLARELGVDLSKVTPSGPKSRILKEDVTAYVKGVLTAPTPAAAASLGGGLDLLPWPKVDFAKFGPVDVSPLSRIKKISAQNLARNWVMIPAVTYHEDADITDLEAFRVAVNRENEKSGLKITMLAFLIKACAVALKKFPEFNSSLDGDNLILKRYCHIAFAADTPNGLVVPVIRNADQKSVAELASESGELAKKARDGKLTPGEMSGACFTISSLGGIGGTLFSPIVNAPEVAILGVNKSVMKPVWNGREFAPRLILPLSLTADHRVIDGAAATRFNVHLALLLADMRRVLL